The DNA sequence AAGCATGGCATGGGCTATGATGATCCCAATAGGGCCGACGATAACATCCACGAGCTGCACGGTCTGCACGATGGAATTTTCACCGGAAGCGCCCCTGTTCGCCCTTGCCTTGAGCATCTGCGCCGTGGCGATGGCATTGGTTCCCAGGGCGATAATCTCGACCTTCTCCCCGTAGGCTTCCTTGATTTTTTTTATAATGGCGCCGCCGATACCGCCGCCCTGTCCATCAATAACACAAATTTTCTTCATAGTTTTAGGATCTTACGTCTGTTTTTGCGCTCCTTTTTAGACAGCCTGCGGCGGGGCCCCTTTTTTCGAGTGGTCGGCGTCCAGCCGTTCAGTTCCCGGTCCGGATCGATGACTTTGCCGTCGGGCCAGGAAGCCATGATCAGTCTGTCCATAAATTCGGGTGAAGACATCGTTGCCGCCTTCCGTGAAGAAGCGTAGTCGCCGACCGCCCGATCGGAGCTCACCACCAGGGCGCCTTCTCCTTCGCGGTCCGCCAGACGCTTTATCACGGTATCGGCTGTCTCTCCGCTGCGGCTAAAAAGCACCGCAATGCCGCCCACCCGTTCGCG is a window from the Deltaproteobacteria bacterium genome containing:
- a CDS encoding DUF3842 family protein produces the protein MKKICVIDGQGGGIGGAIIKKIKEAYGEKVEIIALGTNAIATAQMLKARANRGASGENSIVQTVQLVDVIVGPIGIIIAHAMLGEVTPAMAEAVSRSPAKKILLPLTQENVEIAGIEDVPLPRLIEALIDKNLMI
- a CDS encoding NYN domain-containing protein, producing MAVHIIIDGYNLIRQSADLSRLDRQDLEMGREALLDMLVAYKRVKHHRITVVFDGTDAYSLYRQRERVGGIAVLFSRSGETADTVIKRLADREGEGALVVSSDRAVGDYASSRKAATMSSPEFMDRLIMASWPDGKVIDPDRELNGWTPTTRKKGPRRRLSKKERKNRRKILKL